AAGGTACCAACCCATAAGCTTCTCATCTTTTTCgcacgcccatgggagataataaacttgcctggcctgttgagccacaatatagacatcgtctccttaaTAGACAAAATCATGTCGAATTTTGACTTGCCCAATCTCAGGGGCTCTTCTCATGACttcaggatcgaaccaatggtATTTGAAAACCACTGGATTAAGAGCTTTGGGACCCTcaaagttgagctcgtatatttcttcgactATGCCATAATAGTCGTGCTCATCGGTGTCGGGCGTACGAACTCCGGTGCACGTGGTGCTTCGGTTGGGCCGACTCTCCTCGTAGCTTCTCGtgcgaaagcgatagccattcgcatcataaacggtgaatgacttgaccctatggGAGAAGCCCCTGCCAACCTGTTTCAATTCATCACTCATTTCCGCATCCGTGCAGGCCTGCAAGGTGAGGCTAGgtagatcgttacattactcaCTCCTAGGAGCAAAGTGGAATCTCAAAGTTGGAACGAGGTGAGTTGGATGGTACTTTCGTACAGAACCATGAAATAAAATCGGGCACACCATATTTGAGAAGATGGTCTTCATCTTGAGGAGAAGGAGCCATATTCCCTCTCAAGTATTTGTTAATAAATTCCCTAAAAAAACAAGAGACAAGGGGGTCGGATCGATAGGTGGAGGATAGTgacggcgtatgtaacaagctcattgagaacttacctcTGATAAGGATTCACTTcttcaaggttcaacaacacgtAGAGGaagatagtgcgccactcataaTCTTGCAAGTTCTTGGGGGTACCTGCGCTTCCTCTTCCGAGATGCCCtgtgaaaaggctgaggttcgatgaactctcaACGGTGTTCTGACGAGGGGGTGGATTGTGCATGCTGGGAAGGGTCTCATTATAGTACGCCattgtgaagttcgacacctcctctagaatgaatgcctctgccacggaagcctcaattttggctttatttctacactttttcgaagaacctttagacacctctcgattggatagcaccaacgggcctgcacaggCCTGCACGGCCCCCCCCCCAAACATGCCTTGTGtagtaggtgcaaaatcagatgctgcatcgataggaagaagccgggtggaaagatcatctccatcttgcaaagcaacaaaggtgcaAGATGCTCCAGTTCAGCAATCGCGGCccaagataactccttggcacaaagctagtggaagaaatagctcaactctgctagTACGCGCCATACTGGCTCGGGGAGGTATCCCTgggtcatcgcaggaaggagccactgaatccatatgtggaagtcatgactcttcatcccgttgactttcATAGTCTtgaagttcactcccctactcagattcgccgcatacccatcagggaacattaacgtcttgatCCACTGCAGTATTTCCTTCCTATTGCCCCTTTTCAGGATGTAATCGGCCGGGCCCCTTTTCCATCTCTTGCCGGGCGCAGGGGTCTTCAtcactagctttggtctatcacacATCTTTTCCACGTctagtctagccttaacgttgtcctttgattTTTCCtttatgtccatgagtgttgcccagagtgcctcggcgatattcttttctgtgtgcattacatcgatgttgtgtggaagaagaaggtccttgaagtaggggagcctagtcaagctcgatatatgagtccacatgtgttcagtaccatatccaataaaaccacccTTGACTTCATCAATTTGGAGAGCCTCTATCTCGGCAAGGACCTCGGCACCGCCCATAATCTGAGGAATGGGGTCGGTGACTTCAACACCTTTCATGAAGTGCTTGATGTCTCTTCTGAATTCATGGTTGTTAggcaggaattgacgatgtttgtcgaacgaagaatacttgccacccttgttCAGCCAGGTGAACATCACAGCTGCCTTGCATGTTGGgcaagggaacttcccgtgaacacaccacgcgctgaatatgccatacgccaggaagtcatgcattgaatactggtaccacacatgcattgtgaagttcttctttgtagctcgatcgtacgttagtacccccttttcccaagcatctTGCAATTCATCCCACACTAgctgcatgaacacacccatattgttgcCCGGGTGTCCAGGTATTATCAGCGACAAGAACACGTTCCTGGGTTCAAAAATGACGCTGGGgggaagattgagggggatcacgaaaatgggccaacaagtgtatggggccgccatcattccaaacgggttgaacccatctgttgccagcgctacacgtacattccgagcctccatAGCTTTGCCAGGATGCATGTCATTGAAGTGCTTCCATGCGTCACCATacgatgggtgtatcatcttgtcaggactatatcttttgccattcttgtgccatgtcatttgtttcgcggactcctctatcatgtacagtcgttggatcctcggtaggaaaggaaggtaccgtaggaccttctcGGGGATCTTAGActatttcttcttgccatcactaccgtctacctccacaaacctagaggctttgcactttggacagtgcgttgctttctcgTGGTCTCCcctaaataggacacacccgTTCGAATAAGCATGGATcggctcatacggcatcttaagtgcatgaaggagtcTCTGTGACTCATACGTGTTCTTCGGCAGGATGTGACCCTCCAGAAGCAGTTTGCCCAAAACTGTCAACATGGCATCGAAGTCGTCTCGACTCAGGCTTAATTGCGACTTCAATGCTATTAGGCGTGaaatggcatccagttgcgaaaccattgtcttCTCGTGAAGGGGCTTCTATGCCGAATCCAGCATGGCTAAGAATGCCTTTGCGGTTTCCTCtagatcctcctcctcctccaatcCTTCAACGAACCGTACATCGTGAAAGTCTGCCATCATGTCTGCCATCCCGGCATCTCCATCATACtgctcgaggcgtggtctcaccacctcctctctaatacgaccgccttcaccatggtagatccagcgggtatagtttgcAACGAATCCATGCTTGTAAAGATCTCTCACCACCTGACTCTTTCGTTTTCTTTTTGTGTTCttacatttgctgtagggacacggCATCTGACTCGACCCTTTAGCAGCcctgccaaatgcatgctccaggaaatGACCGGTCCCCCTAACCCATTCATGGCTCTTACTTGcgtagcccgtgtacatccactcacggttatccatcctctgtcatacacatatgtaagcgagtaataaaaccagcaattgcatctacacagcgttcctaccatctaataggtgaaggataggtcctaatcccacccgaggatgcgtagataaggttagcttccatgctccgctcctatccgagacagaatttcagcagcacctccccgctgttctcccgatacacgtcctgcaaaggagagtgtgtatccagagaacaatggggaggtgctgccgaaactccgactcggacgagagcagaacatggaagctaacccatctacgcatccacaggctgtccaaaaaatgtggacaatccgaaagagatacggtgggAACCGTGTCTCTTTcggatgggagacgcctaactgggtgacAAGATCTACGACCAAGGTACAAGtacaggggttatacctagggtggcggtgctgTGGTGAGGCGACactgtgcaggcagaccggcacggcgtGGGGCTACTCCGGATccgctcttctctacaaaacaagaaaatattgtcatttccaaaaaaaattcagcagaacctcccctgcatggtgaggttcccaaaacctgcaaaaaatcaTCGGCATGATGGCCGgcaaccacacaaacatccacaaGTACACATTTAACACCACAAGCATACATCACAACCATATACTTTAATTATGAAGCCATAAAACCTCCACCTCCAACTCTACATCCACCTCCATCACCACTACCATCATAACCCCACCACCACTTCCACCTCCACAAACACCTCCATTTACTCCACCACAaccacaccaccacctccaccaccatcaccaccacaacacaacacaacacacggCTACACTACTATGAGAaaggaaaaaggagaaaagagAGTGTACCTAGGATGGCGTGGACGGACTGGCGGGCCGCCGAGCGAGGTGTGGTCGACGACGTGCGAGGATGGCTGGGCGTCAGGGATGGGTTGGTTGGCggcgcttcctcctcctcctctccttctccttctccttcttccccctcttccttcctccttcctctccttcctcctcttctccgacCGGTCGGGGCAAGGGGCCGAGGCCGAGGATGGCGGCAAGGGGCCGGGGCCAGGGGTGGAGGCGCGGCGGGGCCGAACCGGGGTGGCGACACGACAGCGTGGCGGCGCCAGGACGGGGCTGAGGCGGCGCGCCGGGGCAAGGCCGGGCGGCGTGGCGGGGCATGGACGGGGCCGGGGCCGGGCGGCGCGGCGCCGAGGCAGGGCCGGGCGGTGCGGCAGGGCACGGCCGGGGCCGGGGCTGGGCGGCGCGGCAGCCGGTGCAGGgccgggcggcgggcgcggccggGGCCCGGGGCCGGCCGGCGCGGCGGGGGGCACGGCCGGGGCGCGGtgtgatggtggcggcgggcggggCCGGATCGTGGGCGGCGCCATGACGGGATCCGAGGGGGCGCGCCGGGGCAGGGCTGGGGCCGAGGGGGCGCGCCAGGGcaggggccgggcgaggcggcgcggcggcgggcgagGGCGCAGGCCGAGGCCCGCGTGCGGCGGTGGCAAGCGCTGCGCGGTGCGTGCGACGGCGGTGGGCTCGGGCGTGCTCGCATGTGTGTGTGAGTGGTGTGTGCGCAGGCAGTTTGGGTGGTGGGCCGcgcgctttgtcgagtgccagcacTCGGGAAAGACCTGCCATGTTGGCTGGCTCGGGGGGCCACCAGGCCGGCTTGccttgccgagtgccacgtggtCGGCACTCAGGCaaaggacctctttgccgagtgctagacctAGCACtcggaaaataatattttttttgtttcggCTGCCAGTTTTTTTGTGAAGCATTCCTACAGTACCATgatcaacatgttcaaatttggcacattttTAAGTACATTTTGCTATATTTTTCACTTTATTTcgatttgttgaatttttccggaaaatgtaggtttgaactgcgggtgcatcgaatattcgatttgaatgattcaaaaaatgatattcttgtTTTTTAGTGTAAAGTTAGGCCAAATCCATGAACTAATccaaaatttcgatcaacgtgcgcaTAGAGCAACGCCACCATCTTCCGTGCGGGCGgttttttaattctaaaaaatgcaaacgaattccgaaaatcgcgaaacttgtcgagatgtcatgatatcgtttGCGTATGCTGTGgtcaaaatttgaaaaagtttcgagcacgttgcaCGTACGATGTGTATTGATTATTATGTATTTGTGTCATAATTTTTTCAACATTGTATATTTGTAAGGCTTTATTATGTGTCCATATTATACAATTTGAGATTGTTTTAAGATCTTTGTATAATGACTTAGAATTAATAAAGCTCCTCTTAAGTCCTGTACCCTAGTGGTTATAAGAGCGTCAGTTGCACCTTAGGTCCTTGGTTCGACTGCACCTCAGGTCCTTGGTTCGACTTCTTGTGGGAGCGAATTTTCCAGGATTTAAGGGCGTTgtgtttttagtggtaggcgacgtttCCGTCGTCAATTTCGAGGATTTGCCCACCCAGTCTTCAAAGATAATCATAGAAGTAGAGTTTGCGTACGTGTCTTCGTAGGGGTAAGTGTGCGTGCGTTGTGAGTGTCGGCGTTATACCGTGTAATtcaggaaaaaaaaactttgctccATGTTTGAGTAAAGTGCTAGTTAGTTTGTTAGTTTTTTCTTGTGTGTAAAGTTATTCGTTAGTTAGTTAGGAACACAGGGGCGTCGCCGTCGCATATGAGTCTTCATCAGGGCACGTTCCCGCCATCAACTTTTGTGTGCGCCACACATGCCCACGTGTGCCTGCGTCCCTAGTTGCTGCCCCGGCAGCGTGCTTGTCGTGCGCTGGCCCGTGGAAGGGTCAAGGGAAAGCAGCGCCGCGCGCACGCCGAGTCACCCGCAAGGTTTCGCTGACGGGGATAGCCGCTGATGCTCTAGTGTCGATAAGCAACCTGTGGCTCAACATGCCcagaaacaaaaacaaaaaaaactgcaGTTTCTCTGAACAttattgttattgttgttgttgttgttgttgttgtacggTTTGTCCTATCTTGTAGTAGTCCCTTAATAAGGTAAATAAATTTAAATGTTCCCcagaaaatgcaaaaaaatcTGGCCATCCATTTTTTGTACTCAATCCAAATTGTTTACAGNNNNNNNNNNNNNNNNNNNNNNNNNNNNNNNNNNNNNNNNNNNNNNNNNNNNNNNNNNNNNNNNNNNNNNNNNNNNNNNNNNNNNNNNNNNNNNNNNNNNNNNNNNNNNNNNNNNNNNNNNNNNNNNNNNNNNNNNNNNNNNNNNNNNNNNNNNNNNNNNNNNNNNNNNNNNNNNNNNNNNNNNNNNNNNNNNNNNNNNNNNNNNNNNNNNNNNNNNNNNNNNNNNNNNNNNNNNNNNNNNNNNNNNNNNNNNNNNNNNNNNNNNNNNNNNNNNNNNNNNNNNNNNNNNNNNNNNNNNNNNNNNNNNNNNNNNNNNNNNNNNNNNNNNNNNNNNNNNNNNNNNNNNNNNNNNNNNNNNNNNNNNNNNNNNNNNNNNNNNNNNNNNNNNNNNNNNNNNNNNNNNNNNNNNNNNNNNNNNNNNNNNNNNNNNNNNNNNNNNNNNNNNNNNNNNNNNNNNNNNNNNNNNNNNNNNNNNNNNNNNNNNNNNNNNNNNNNNNNNNNNNNNNNNNNNNNNNNNNNNNNNNNNNNNNNNNNNNNNNNNNNNNNNNNNNNNNNNNNNNNNNNNNNNNNNNNNNNNNNNNNNNNNNNNNNNNNNNNNNNNNNNNNNNNNNNNNNNNNNNNNNNNNNNNNNNNNNNNNNNNNNNNNNNNNNNNNNNNNNNNNNNNNNNNNNNNNNNNNNNNNNNNNNNNNNNNNNNNNNNNNNNNNNNNNNNNNNNNNNNNNNNNNNNNNNNNNNNNNNNNNNNNNNNNNNNNNNNNNNNNNNNNNNNNNNNNNNNNNNNNNNNNNNNNNNNNNNNNNNNNNNNNNNNNNNNNNNNNNNNNNNNNNNNNNNNNNNNNNNNNNNNNNNNNNNNNNNNNNNNNNNNNNNNNNNNNNNNNNNNNNNNNNNNNNNNNNNNNNNNNNNNNNNNNNNNNNNNNNNNNNNNNNNNNNNNNNNNNNNNNNNNNNNNNNNNNNNNNNNNNNNNNNNNNNNNNNNNNNNNNNNNNNNNNNNNNNNNNNNNNNNNNNNNNNNNNNNNNNNNNNNNNNNNNNNNNNNNNNNNNNNNNNNNNNNNNNNNNNNNNNNNNNNNNNNNNNNNNNNNNNNNNNNNNNNNNNNNNNNNNNNNNNNNNNNNNNNNNNNNNNNNNNNNNNNNNNNNNNNNNNNNNNNNNNNNNNNNNNNNNNNNNNNNNNNNNNNNNNNNNNNNNNNNNNNNNNNNNNNNNNNNNNNNNNNNNNNNNNNNNNNNNNNNNNNNNNNNNNNNNNNNNNNNNNNNNNNNNNNNNNNNNNNNNNNNNNNNNNNNNNNNNNNNNNNNNNNNNNNNNNNNNNNNNNNNNNNNNNNNNNNNNNNNNNNNNNNNNNNNNNNNNNNNNNNNNNNNNNNNNNNNNNNNNNNNNNNNNNNNNNNNNNNNNNNNNNNNNNNNNNNNNNNNNNNNNNNNNNNNNNNNNNNNNNNNNNNNNNNNNNNNNNNNNNNNNNNNNNNNNNNNNNNNNNNNNNNNNNNNNNNNNNNNNNNNNNNNNNNNNNNNNNNNNNNNNNNNNNNNNNNNNNNNNNNNNNNNNNNNNNNNNNNNNNNNNNNNNNNNNNNNNNNNNNNNNNNNNNNNNNNNNNNNNNNNNNNNNNNNNNNNNNNNNNNNNNNNNNNNNNNNNNNNNNNNNNNNNNNNNNNNNNNNNNNNNNNNNNNNNNNNNNNNNNNNNNNNNNNNNNNNNNNNNNNNNNNNNNNNNNNNNNNNNNNNNNNNNNNNNNNNNNNNNNNNNNNNNNNNNNNNNNNNNNNNNNNNNNNNNNNNNNNNNNNNNNNNNNNNNNNNNNNNNNNNNNNNNNNNNNNNNNNNNNNNNNNNNNNNNNNNNNNNNNNNNNNNNNNNNNNNNNNNNNNNNNNNNNNNNNNNNNNNNNNNNNNNNNNNNNNNNNNNNNNNNNNNNNNNNNNNNNNNNNNNNNNNNNNNNNNNNNNNNNNNNNNNNNNNNNNNNNNNNNNNNNNNNNNNNNNNNNNNNNNNNNNNNNNNNNNNNNNNNNNNNNNNNNNNNNNNNNNNNNNNNNNNNNNNNNNNNNNNNNNNNNNNNNNNNNNNNNNNNNNNNNNNNNNNNNNNNNNNNNNNNNNNNNNNNNNNNNNNNNNNNNNNNNNNNNNNNNNNNNNNNNNNNNNNNNNNNNNNNNNNNNNNNNNNNNNNNNNNNNNNNNNNNNNNNNNNNNNNNNNNNNNNNNNNNNNNNNNNNNNNNNNNNNNNNNNNNNNNNNNNNNNNNNNNNNNNNNNNNNNNNNNNNNNNNNNNNNNNNNNNNNNNNNNNNNNNNNNNNNNNNNNNNNNNNNNNNNNNNNNNNNNNNNNNNNNNNNNNNNNNNNNNNNNNNNNNNNNNNNNNNNNNNNNNNNNNNNNNNNNNNNNNNNNNNNNNNNNNNNNNNNNNNNNNNNNNNNNNNNNNNNNNNNNNNNNNNNNNNNNNNNNNNNNNNNNNNNNNNNNNNNNNNNNNNNNNNNNNNNNNNNNNNNNNNNNNNNNNNNNNNNNNNNNNNNNNNNNNNNNNNNNNNNNNNNNNNNNNNNNNNNNNNNNNNNNNNNNNNNNNNNNNNNNNNNNNNNNNNNNNNNNNNNNNNNNNNNNNNNNNNNNNNNNNNNNNNNNNNNNNNNNNNNNNNNNNNNNNNNNNNNNNNNNNNNNNNNNNNNNNNNNNNNNNNNNNNNNNNNNNNNNNNNNNNNNNNNNNNNNNNNNNNNNNNNNNNNNNNNNNNNNNNNNNNNNNNNNNNNNNNNNNNNNNNNNNNNNNNNNNNNNNNNNNNNNNNNNNNNNNNNNNNNNNNNNNNNNNNNNNNNNNNNNNNNNNNNNNNNNNNNNNNNNNNNNNNNNNNNNNNNNNNNNNNNNNNNNNNNNNNNNNNNNNNNNNNNNNNNNNNNNNNNNNNNNNNNNNNNNNNNNNNNNNNNNNNNNNNNNNNNNNNNNNNNNNNNNNNNNNNNNNNNNNNNNNNNNNNNNNNNNNNNNNNNNNNNNNNNNNNNNNNNNNNNNNNNNNNNNNNNNNNNNNNNNNNNNNNNNNNNNNNNNNNNNNNNNNNNNNNNNNNNNNNNNNNNNNNNNNNNNNNNNNNNNNNNNNNNNNNNNNNNNNNNNNNNNNNNNNNNNNNNNNNNNNNNNNNNNNNNNNNNNNNNNNNNNNNNNNNNNNNNNNNNNNNNNNNNNNNNNNNNNNNNNNNNNNNNNNNNNNNNNNNNNNNNNNNNNNNNNNNNNNNNNNNNNNNNNNNNNNNNNNNNNNNNNNNNNNNNNNNNNNNNNNNNNNNNNNNNNNNNNNNNNNNNNNNNNNNNNNNNNNNNNNNNNNNNNNNNNNNNNNNNNNNNNNNNNNNNNNNNNNNNNNNNNNNNNNNNNNNNNNNNNNNNNNNNNNNNNNNNNNNNNNNNNNNNNNNNNNNNNNNNNNNNNNNNNNNNNNNNNNNNNNNNNNNNNNNNNNNNNNNNNNNNNNNNNNNNNNNNNNNNNNNNNNNNNNNNNNNNNNNNNNNNNNNNNNNNNNNNNNNNNNNNNNNNNNNNNNNNNNNNNNNNNNNNNNNNNNNNNNNNNNNNNNNNNNNNNNNNNNNNNNNNNNNNNNNNNNNNNNNNNNNNNNNNNNNNNNNNNNNNNNNNNNNNNNNNNNNNNNNNNNNNNNNNNNNNNNNNNNNNNNNNNNNNNNNNNNNNNNNNNNNNNNNNNNNNNNNNNNNNNNNNNNNNNNNNNNNNNNNNNNNNNNNNNNNNNNNNNNNNNNNNNNNNNNNNNNNNNNNNNNNNNNNNNNNNNNNNNNNNNNNNNNNNNNNNNNNNNNNNNNNNNNNNNNNNNNNNNNNNNNNNNNNNNNNNNNNNNNNNNNNNNNNNNNNNNNNNNNNNNNNNNNNNNNNNNNNNNNNNNNNNNNNNNNNNNNNNNNNNNNNNNNNNNNNNNNNNNNNNNNNNNNNNNNNNNNNNNNNNNNNNNNNNNNNNNNNNNNNNNNNNNNNNNNNNNNNNNNNNNNNNNNNNNNNNNNNNNNNNNNNNNNNNNNNNNNNNNNNNNNNNNNNNNNNNNNNNNNNNNNNNNNNNNNNNNNNNNNNNNNNNNNNNNNNNNNNNNNNNNNNNNNNNNNNNNNNNNNNNNNNNNNNNNNNNNNNNNNNNNNNNNNNNNNNNNNNNNNNNNNNNNNNNNNNNNNNNNNNNNNNNNNNNNNNNNNNNNNNNNNNNNNNNNNNNNNNNNNNNNNNNNNNNNNNNNNNNNNNNNNNNNNNNNNNNNNNNNNNNNNNNNNNNNNNNNNNNNNNNNNNNNNNNNNNNNNNNNNNNNNNNNNNNNNNNNNNNNNNNNNNNNNNNNNNNNNNNNNNNNNNNNNNNNNNNNNNNNNNNNNNNNNNNNNNNNNNNNNNNNNNNNNNNNNNNNNNNNNNNNNNNNNNNNNNNNNNNNNNNNNNNNNNNNNNNNNNNNNNNNNNNNNNNNNNNNNNNNNNNNNNNNNNNNNNNNNNNNNNNNNNNNNNNNNNNNNNNNNNNNNNNNNNNNNNNNNNNNNNNNNNNNNNNNNNNNNNNNNNNNNNNNNNNNNNNNNNNNNNNNNNNNNNNNNNNNNNNNNNNNNNNNNNNNNNNNNNNNNNNNNNNNNNNNNNNNNNNNNNNNNNNNNNNNNNNNNNNNNNNNNNNNNNNNNNNNNNNNNNNNNNNNNNNNNNNNNNNNNNNNNNNNNNNNNNNNNNNNNNNNNNNNNNNNNNNNNNNNNNNNNNNNNNNNNNNNNNNNNNNNNNNNNNNNNNNNNNNNNNNNNNNNNNNNNNNNNNNNNNNNNNNNNNNNNNNNNNNNNNNNNNNNNNNNNNNNNNNNNNNNNNNNNNNNNNNNNNNNNNNNNNNNNNNNNNNNNNNNNNNNNNNNNNNNNNNNNNNNNNNNNNNNNNNNNNNNNNNNNNNNNNNNNNNNNNNNNNNNNNNNNNNNNNNNNNNNNNNNNNNNNNNNNNNNNNNNNNNNNNNNNNNNNNNNNNNNNNNNNNNNNNNNNNNNNNNNNNNNNNNNNNNNNNNNNNNNNNNNNNNNNNNNNNNNNNNNNNNNNNNNNNNNNNNNNNNNNNNNNNNNNNNNNNNNNNNNNNNNNNNNNNNNNNNNNNNNNNNNNNNNNNNNNNNNNNNNNNNNNNNNNNNNNNNNNNNNNNNNNNNNNNNNNNNNNNNNNNNNNNNNNNNNNNNNNNNNNNNNNNNNNNNNNNNNNNNNNNNNNNNNNNNNNNNNNNNNNNNNNNNNNNNNNNNNNNNNNNNNNNNNNNNNNNNNNNNNNNNNNNNNNNNNNNNNNNNNNNNNNNNNNNNNNNNNNNNNNNNNNNNNNNNNNNNNNNNNNNNNNNNNNNNNNNNNNNNNNNNNNNNNNNNNNNNNNNNNNNNNNNNNNNNNNNNNNNNNNNNNNNNNNNNNNNNNNNNNNNNNNNNNNNNNNNNNNNNNNNNNNNNNNNNNNNNNNNNNNNNNNNNNNNNNNNNNNNNNNNNNNNNNNNNNNNNNNNNNNNNNNNNNNNNNNNNNNNNNNNNNNNNNNNNNNNNNNNNNNNNNNNNNNNNNNNNNNNNNNNNNNNNNNNNNNNNNNNNNNNNNNNNNNNNNNNNNNNNNNNNNNNNNNNNNNNNNNNNNNNNNNNNNNNNNNNNNNNNNNNNNNNNNNNNNNNNNNNNNNNNNNNNNNNNNNNNNNNNNNNNNNNNNNNNNNNNNNNNNNNNNNNNNNNNNNNNNNNNNNNNNNNNNNNNNNNNNNNNNNNNNNNNNNNNNNNNNNNNNNNNNNNNNNNNNNNNNNNNNNNNNNNNNNNNNNNNNNNNNNNNNNNNNNNNNNNNNNNNNNNNNNNNNNNNNNNNNNNNNNNNNNNNNNNNNNNNNNNNNNNNNNNNNNNNNNNNNNNNNNNNNNNNNNNNNNNNNNNNNNNNNNNNNNNNNNNNNNNNNNNNNNNNNNNNNNNNNNNNNNNNNNNNNNNNNNNNNNNNNNNNNNNNNNNNNNNNNNNNNNNNNNNNNNNNNNNNNNNNNNNNNNNNNNNNNNNNNNNNNNNNNNNNNNNNNNNNNNNNNNNNNNNNNNNNNNNNNNNNNNNNNNNNNNNNNNNNNNNNNNNNNNNNNNNNNNNNNNNNNNNNNNNNNNNNNNNNNNNNNNNNNNNNNNNNNNNNNNNNNNNNNNNNNNNNNNNNNNNNNNNNNNNNNNNNNNNNNNNNNNNNNNNNNNNNNNNNNNNNNNNNNNNNNNNNNNNNNNNNNNNNNNNNNNNNNNNNNNNNNNNNNNNNNNNNNNNNNNNNNNNNNNNNNNNNNNNNNNNNNNNNNNNNNNNNNNNNNNNNNNNNNNNNNNNNNNNNNNNNNNNNNNNNNNNNNNNNNNNNNNNNNNNNNNNNNNNNNNNNNNNNNNNNNNNNNNNNNNNNNNNNNNNNNNNNNNNNNNNNNNNNNNNNNNNNNNNNNNNNNNNNNNNNNNNNNNNNNNNNNNNNNNNNNNNNNNNNNNNNNNNNNNNNNNNNNNNNNNNNNNNNNNNNNNNNNNNNNNNNNNNNNNNNNNNNNNNNNNNNNNNNNNNNNNNNNNNNNNNNNNNNNNNNNNNNNNNNNNNNNNNNNNNNNNNNNNNNNNNNNNNN
This sequence is a window from Miscanthus floridulus cultivar M001 chromosome 10, ASM1932011v1, whole genome shotgun sequence. Protein-coding genes within it:
- the LOC136488579 gene encoding glycine-rich cell wall structural protein 1-like, producing the protein MGWLAALPPPPLLLLLLLPPLPSSFLSFLLFSDRSGQGAEAEDGGKGPGPGVEARRGRTGVATRQRGGARTGLRRRAGARPGGVAGHGRGRGRAARRRGRAGRCGRARPGPGLGGAAAGAGPGGGRGRGPGPAGAAGGTAGARCDGGGGRGRIVGGAMTGSEGARRGRAGAEGARQGRGRARRRGGGRGRRPRPACGGGKRCAVRATAVGSGVLACLNCGCIEYSI